A part of Miscanthus floridulus cultivar M001 chromosome 6, ASM1932011v1, whole genome shotgun sequence genomic DNA contains:
- the LOC136456494 gene encoding GTP-binding protein At2g22870-like: MLLHHRLLPRLLLVPSTHTSTILRPSRLPLRLSLSPRFSALSHLAALQTVDQSDDEGAPQGKVQAKLPLDCLFVPPGATVDAGDQDAVSARVLKGSNVVLGPYARGDAQVVNADFVKSSVRPDDCPRDGLPEFALVGRSNVGKSSLLNSLVRRKRLALTSKKPGKTQCINHFKVNDSWYLVDLPGYGYASAPQEARTNWDEFTRNYFLSRENLVSVFLLIDASIPAKKIDLDYASWLGQNKVPMTLVFTKCDKRKKKKNGGRRPEENVKTFQSLIREYFEAAPPWIMTSSVTNQGRDEILLHMSQLRNYWLKH, from the exons atgctcctccaccaccgcctcctCCCTCGCCTACTGCTCGTTCCTTCCACCCACACCTCCACCATCCTCCGCCCCTCCCGTTTGCCGCTCCGCCTCTCCCTCTCGCCGCGCTTCTCCGCGCTGTCCCACCTCGCGGCACTGCAGACCGTCGACCAGTCCGACGACGAGGGGGCGCCCCAGGGGAAGGTGCAGGCCAAGCTCCCGCTCGACTGCCTCTTCGTGCCGCCCGGGGCAACCGTGGATGCGGGGGACCAGGACGCCGTGAGCGCACGGGTCCTTAAGGGCTCCAACGTCGTGCTGGGCCCATACGCGCGCGGTGACGCACAGGTGGTCAACGCAGATTTTGTGAAGAGCAGCGTGCGTCCCGATGACTGCCCTCGGGACGGTCTACCGGAGTTCGCACTCGTTGGCCGGTCCAACGTCGGCAAATCGTCGCTGCTCAACTCGCTTGTCCGCCGCAAGCGCCTTGCACTCACCTCCAAGAAGCCTG GGAAGACCCAGTGTATCAATCATTTCAAAGTAAATGACAGCTGGTATCTTGTTGACTTGCCTGGTTATGG ATATGCTTCTGCACCACAGGAGGCTCGTACCAATTGGGATGAATTTACCAGAAATTACTTTCTCAGTAGGGAGAATTTGGTATCTGTTTTTCTCCTTATAGATGCAAGTATACCTGCCAAGAAGATTGATCTTGACTATGCTAGTTGGCTTGGTCAAAACAAG GTTCCCATGACCCTTGTGTTCACAAAATGTGACAagcgcaagaagaagaagaatggcggcAGGAGACCTGAAGAAAACGTGAAAACTTTCCAGAGCCTAATCCGTGAATACTTCGAGGCTGCGCCTCCTTGGATCATGACGAGCAGCGTGACCAACCAGGGCCGCGATGAGATACTCCTGCACATGTCTCAGCTTAGGAATTATTGGCTCAAGCATTGA
- the LOC136456495 gene encoding GTP-binding protein At2g22870-like, with the protein MLLHHRLLPRLLLVPSTHTSTILRPSRLPLRLSLSPRFSALSHLAAPQTVDQSDDEGAPQGKVQAKLPLDCLFVPPGATVDAGDQDAVSARVLKGSNVVLGPYARGDAQVVNADFVKSSVRPDDCPRDGLPEFALVGRSNVGKSSLLNSLVRRKRLALTSKKPGKTQCINHFKVNDSWYLVDLPGYGYASAPQEARTNWDEFTRNYFLSRENLVSVFLLIDASIPAKKIDLDYASWLGQNKVPMTLVFTKCDKRKKKKNGGRRPEENVKTFQSLIREYFEAAPPWIMTSSVTNQGRDEILLHMSQLRNYWLKH; encoded by the exons atgctcctccaccaccgcctcctCCCTCGCCTACTGCTCGTTCCTTCCACCCACACCTCCACCATCCTCCGCCCCTCCCGTTTGCCGCTCCGCCTCTCCCTCTCGCCGCGCTTCTCCGCGCTGTCCCACCTCGCGGCACCGCAGACCGTCGACCAGTCCGACGACGAGGGGGCGCCCCAGGGGAAGGTGCAGGCCAAGCTCCCGCTCGACTGCCTCTTCGTGCCGCCCGGGGCAACCGTGGATGCGGGGGACCAGGACGCCGTGAGCGCACGGGTCCTTAAGGGCTCCAACGTCGTGCTGGGCCCATACGCGCGCGGTGACGCACAGGTGGTCAACGCAGATTTTGTGAAGAGCAGCGTGCGTCCCGATGACTGCCCTCGGGACGGTCTACCGGAGTTCGCACTCGTTGGCCGGTCCAACGTCGGCAAATCGTCGCTGCTCAACTCGCTTGTCCGCCGCAAGCGCCTTGCACTCACCTCCAAGAAGCCTG GGAAGACCCAGTGTATCAATCATTTCAAAGTAAATGACAGCTGGTATCTTGTTGACTTGCCTGGTTATGG ATATGCTTCTGCACCACAGGAGGCTCGTACCAATTGGGATGAATTTACCAGAAATTACTTTCTCAGTAGGGAGAATTTGGTATCTGTTTTTCTCCTTATAGATGCAAGTATACCTGCCAAGAAGATTGATCTTGACTATGCTAGTTGGCTTGGTCAAAACAAG GTTCCCATGACCCTTGTGTTCACAAAATGTGACAagcgcaagaagaagaagaatggcggcAGGAGACCTGAAGAAAACGTGAAAACTTTCCAGAGCCTAATCCGTGAATACTTCGAGGCTGCGCCTCCTTGGATCATGACGAGCAGCGTGACCAACCAGGGCCGCGATGAGATACTCCTGCACATGTCTCAGCTTAGGAATTATTGGCTCAAGCATTGA